The Virgibacillus dokdonensis genome includes a window with the following:
- the rpoB gene encoding DNA-directed RNA polymerase subunit beta: MTGQLVQYGRHRQRRSYARISEVLELPNLIEIQTASYDWFLEEGLREMFKDISPIEDFTGNLSLEFVDYSLGEPKYPVDESKERDVTYNAPLRVKVRLINNETGEVKEQEVFMGDFPLMTDTGTFVINGAERVIVSQLVRSPSVYYNEKIDKNGKRGVAATVIPNRGAWLEFETDAKDVVHVRIDRTRKLPITVLLRALGFGDDQEIIELIGENEYLKNTLEKDNTETTEKALLEIYERLRPGEPPTVENAKSLLVSRFFDPKRYDLAHVGRYKMNKKLHIKNRLFNQVLAETIVDPETGEVLAEKGDKLERKLLDKLIPYLERKEDKLGHKELQPKEGVLDESIHLQSIKIVDPTDPSGERVLNVIGNAGVDASVKNIMPADILASISYFFNLLHQVGGTDDIDHLGNRRLRSVGELLQNQFRIGLSRMERVVRERMSIQDTSSITPQQLINIRPVIASIKEFFGSSQLSQFMDQTNPLAELTHKRRLSALGPGGLTRERAGFEVRDVHYSHYGRMCPIETPEGPNIGLINSLSSYAKVNKFGFIETPYRRVDPETGKVTAHIDYLTADEEDNYIVAQANAKLDDDGTFAEDEVIARFRGENTIVAREKLDYMDVSPKQVVSAATACIPFLENDDSNRALMGANMQRQAVPLMQPEAPIVGTGMEYVNGKDSGAAVICRHEGVVERVEAKQVFVRRTSVVDGREVKGDLDQYKLQKYIRSNQGTCYNQRPIVSEGDRVMKGEILADGPSMEDGELALGRNVLVGFMTWEGYNYEDAIIMSERLVKDDVYTSIHIEEYESEARDTKLGPEEITRDIPNVGEDALKNLNEYGIIRVGAEVTDGDILVGKVTPKGVTELSAEERLLHAIFGEKAREVRDTSLRVPHGAGGIVLDVKIFNREDGDELPPGVNELVRVYIVQKRKIHEGDKMAGRHGNKGVISKILPEEDMPFLPDGTPIDIMLNPLGVPSRMNIGQVFELHLGMAARALGIHVATPVFDGATEDDVWETLEEAGMPRDAKTILYDGRSGEPFDNRVSVGVMYMIKLAHMVDDKLHARSTGPYSLVTQQPLGGKAQFGGQRFGEMEVWALEAYGAAYTLQEILTVKSDDVVGRVKAYESIVKGDNVPEPGVPESFKVLIKELQSLGMDVKMLSSDEEEIDMMELEEEDTQQASKLNIEVEES, encoded by the coding sequence TTGACAGGACAACTAGTTCAATATGGGCGGCACCGCCAGCGCAGAAGCTACGCACGAATCAGCGAAGTGCTAGAATTGCCGAATTTAATTGAAATCCAAACAGCTTCTTATGATTGGTTTTTAGAGGAAGGACTTCGAGAAATGTTTAAAGATATTTCTCCAATCGAAGACTTTACAGGCAATTTATCACTAGAGTTTGTTGACTACAGTTTAGGAGAGCCCAAGTATCCTGTGGATGAATCGAAAGAGCGAGATGTTACGTATAATGCTCCGCTTCGTGTGAAGGTTCGCTTAATTAATAATGAAACCGGCGAAGTGAAAGAACAGGAAGTATTTATGGGCGATTTTCCTTTAATGACAGATACAGGAACGTTTGTTATTAATGGAGCAGAACGTGTCATTGTATCTCAGCTCGTAAGGTCGCCAAGCGTGTATTACAATGAAAAAATTGATAAAAATGGTAAACGAGGCGTAGCTGCAACCGTTATTCCAAACCGTGGCGCATGGTTGGAATTTGAAACGGACGCAAAGGATGTTGTCCATGTCCGAATTGATCGTACACGTAAATTGCCAATCACAGTATTATTACGAGCGCTTGGTTTTGGTGATGATCAGGAAATCATTGAACTCATTGGGGAGAATGAATACCTGAAAAACACGCTCGAAAAGGATAATACGGAAACAACAGAAAAGGCATTATTGGAAATTTATGAGCGTTTACGTCCTGGTGAGCCACCTACCGTTGAAAATGCAAAAAGCTTGCTCGTATCTCGCTTCTTTGACCCAAAGCGTTATGACTTAGCGCATGTAGGTCGTTATAAAATGAATAAAAAGCTGCATATAAAAAACCGCTTGTTTAACCAAGTATTAGCTGAAACTATTGTCGATCCTGAAACTGGAGAAGTGTTAGCTGAAAAAGGTGATAAGCTAGAAAGAAAGCTATTAGATAAATTAATTCCTTATCTAGAACGCAAAGAAGATAAGTTAGGTCATAAAGAATTACAACCAAAAGAAGGCGTGTTGGATGAGTCCATTCATCTGCAGTCTATAAAAATTGTTGACCCTACCGACCCAAGTGGAGAAAGAGTGTTAAATGTAATCGGCAATGCAGGTGTTGATGCAAGTGTGAAGAATATTATGCCTGCTGACATATTAGCATCCATCAGTTATTTCTTTAACTTGCTACATCAAGTAGGAGGGACAGATGATATTGATCATCTAGGTAACCGTAGACTTCGTTCTGTAGGAGAACTTTTACAGAACCAATTTCGTATCGGGTTATCTCGAATGGAGCGTGTGGTACGTGAAAGAATGTCCATCCAGGACACGTCTAGCATAACGCCACAGCAATTAATTAATATTCGGCCCGTTATTGCTTCCATCAAGGAATTCTTTGGTAGCTCCCAATTGTCACAGTTTATGGATCAAACGAATCCACTCGCTGAATTAACGCATAAACGACGTCTATCCGCACTAGGCCCAGGCGGTTTAACAAGAGAGCGTGCAGGGTTTGAAGTTCGTGACGTTCACTACTCTCACTATGGTCGTATGTGCCCAATTGAGACACCAGAAGGACCGAACATCGGATTAATCAACTCACTTTCTAGCTATGCGAAAGTGAATAAGTTCGGATTTATTGAAACGCCTTACCGACGTGTAGACCCAGAGACAGGCAAAGTAACTGCCCACATTGATTATCTAACTGCTGACGAAGAGGATAACTATATCGTTGCGCAAGCTAACGCAAAATTGGATGATGATGGCACATTTGCTGAAGACGAGGTCATCGCGCGTTTCCGTGGGGAAAACACGATTGTCGCTAGAGAAAAACTCGATTATATGGATGTATCACCAAAGCAGGTCGTATCTGCCGCAACAGCTTGTATTCCTTTCCTTGAGAATGATGACTCTAACCGTGCATTGATGGGTGCGAACATGCAACGACAAGCTGTTCCATTAATGCAACCAGAAGCGCCAATCGTTGGAACAGGAATGGAATATGTGAACGGCAAGGACTCTGGGGCTGCTGTTATTTGTCGCCATGAAGGTGTTGTGGAGCGTGTAGAAGCCAAACAGGTATTTGTACGCAGAACATCTGTTGTTGATGGGCGCGAAGTAAAAGGTGATCTCGATCAGTATAAGTTACAAAAATATATACGTTCTAACCAAGGAACTTGCTATAACCAACGCCCGATTGTAAGTGAAGGCGACCGCGTCATGAAAGGAGAAATCCTTGCTGATGGCCCTTCTATGGAAGACGGAGAATTAGCACTTGGCCGAAACGTACTCGTCGGTTTTATGACGTGGGAAGGTTATAACTACGAGGATGCAATTATCATGAGCGAACGCCTTGTAAAAGATGATGTGTATACATCGATCCATATTGAAGAATATGAATCCGAGGCGCGTGATACGAAATTAGGTCCAGAAGAAATTACAAGAGATATTCCTAATGTTGGTGAAGATGCATTAAAGAACCTCAATGAATATGGAATTATTCGTGTTGGTGCTGAAGTAACAGATGGAGACATCTTAGTTGGAAAAGTAACGCCAAAAGGTGTAACGGAACTATCTGCCGAAGAGCGTTTGTTGCATGCTATCTTTGGTGAAAAGGCACGAGAAGTTCGTGATACTTCCTTACGTGTGCCGCACGGTGCTGGAGGTATTGTGCTTGATGTGAAGATCTTTAACCGCGAGGATGGCGATGAACTTCCACCGGGAGTTAATGAGCTTGTACGTGTATATATCGTACAGAAACGGAAGATTCACGAAGGCGATAAGATGGCAGGTCGTCACGGAAATAAGGGTGTTATTTCTAAAATTCTTCCTGAAGAAGATATGCCTTTCTTGCCTGATGGAACGCCAATTGACATTATGTTAAACCCATTAGGGGTACCATCCCGTATGAATATCGGACAGGTATTTGAACTCCATCTAGGAATGGCGGCACGTGCACTAGGCATTCATGTTGCCACACCAGTATTTGATGGAGCGACAGAAGACGATGTTTGGGAAACATTAGAAGAAGCTGGCATGCCTCGTGATGCGAAAACAATTCTTTATGACGGAAGATCTGGAGAGCCGTTTGACAATCGAGTATCTGTCGGTGTTATGTATATGATTAAGCTTGCTCATATGGTAGACGATAAATTACACGCTCGTTCTACTGGGCCATACTCCCTTGTAACGCAACAGCCATTGGGTGGTAAAGCACAATTTGGTGGTCAGCGTTTTGGAGAGATGGAAGTGTGGGCTTTAGAAGCTTACGGTGCAGCATATACCCTACAGGAAATTCTAACAGTTAAATCGGACGATGTAGTGGGACGTGTGAAAGCATACGAATCCATTGTCAAAGGGGATAATGTACCTGAACCAGGAGTTCCTGAATCCTTCAAAGTACTTATCAAAGAGCTGCAAAGTCTAGGTATGGATGTAAAAATGTTATCTAGTGATGAAGAAGAAATTGACATGATGGAACTAGAAGAAGAAGATACACAACAAGCTAGTAAGCTAAATATAGAAGTGGAAGAAAGCTAA
- a CDS encoding class I SAM-dependent methyltransferase translates to MSEHYFSQKPQTTSSSKTWLYNANGKKYTFTSDVGVFSKNEVDFGSRFLLEQFTPPDIVGDFLDLGCGYGPIGITVADQYKDRHIVMVDINERALELAKKNAAQNTVENITCLQSDKLSAVMDRMFAAIITNPPIRAGKLVVHEMFEQAEQVLVRGGALWVVIQKKQGAPSAKKKLEQLFAEVDTVAKRKGYYIFRAVKV, encoded by the coding sequence ATGAGTGAGCATTACTTTTCACAAAAACCCCAAACGACAAGTTCATCAAAAACATGGCTATACAATGCGAATGGAAAAAAATACACCTTTACAAGTGATGTAGGTGTGTTCTCGAAAAATGAAGTCGATTTCGGAAGTCGCTTTTTATTGGAACAGTTTACTCCTCCTGATATAGTAGGAGATTTCTTGGATCTTGGTTGCGGTTATGGGCCGATCGGTATAACGGTAGCAGATCAATATAAAGATCGACATATTGTAATGGTTGATATTAATGAGCGAGCATTGGAACTAGCGAAAAAAAACGCAGCGCAAAATACAGTGGAAAATATTACGTGTTTGCAAAGTGATAAATTATCAGCTGTTATGGATCGAATGTTTGCAGCTATAATTACAAACCCGCCAATTCGAGCTGGTAAGTTGGTTGTGCATGAGATGTTTGAGCAAGCAGAGCAAGTATTAGTTCGAGGTGGGGCTTTATGGGTGGTAATCCAAAAAAAGCAAGGAGCGCCTTCAGCGAAGAAAAAATTGGAGCAATTGTTCGCGGAAGTAGATACTGTCGCCAAGCGTAAAGGTTATTATATATTTCGAGCAGTTAAGGTTTGA
- the rplL gene encoding 50S ribosomal protein L7/L12: MTKEQIIEAVKEMTVLELNDLVKAIEEEFGVTAAAPVAVAGAAGGAEAAEEQTEFDVVLNDAGASKIKVVKAVREITGLGLKDAKELVDNAPKPVKEGVSKEDAEEVKGKLEEAGATVEVK, translated from the coding sequence ATGACGAAAGAACAAATCATTGAAGCAGTAAAAGAAATGACTGTATTAGAACTAAATGATTTAGTAAAAGCAATTGAAGAAGAATTTGGAGTAACAGCTGCAGCACCTGTAGCGGTAGCTGGTGCTGCTGGTGGCGCTGAAGCTGCTGAAGAGCAAACAGAATTTGATGTTGTTCTTAACGACGCTGGTGCATCAAAAATCAAAGTTGTTAAAGCAGTACGTGAAATCACTGGTCTAGGACTAAAAGATGCGAAAGAATTAGTTGATAATGCTCCAAAACCTGTAAAAGAAGGTGTATCTAAAGAGGACGCTGAAGAAGTTAAAGGTAAGTTAGAAGAAGCAGGCGCAACTGTAGAAGTGAAGTAA
- the rplJ gene encoding 50S ribosomal protein L10 — protein sequence MSSIIEQKKQLVEEIKDKLVSSETVVVVDYRGLDVAAVTELRKQLREEGVDFKVYKNTMTRRAVEAAELNELSDVLVGPSALAFSKDDAVAPARIIKKFAKENEALEIKGGVIQGSVATIDQLQELADLPNYEGMVSMLLSVLQAPIRNLAYAAKAVAEQKEEQGA from the coding sequence ATGTCTAGTATTATTGAGCAAAAGAAACAATTAGTGGAAGAAATTAAAGATAAGCTTGTTTCTAGTGAAACTGTCGTAGTAGTGGATTATCGTGGTTTAGATGTTGCTGCAGTAACCGAACTACGTAAACAACTACGTGAAGAAGGCGTTGATTTCAAAGTCTACAAAAACACCATGACTCGTCGTGCAGTAGAAGCTGCTGAACTAAACGAACTAAGTGATGTTTTGGTTGGTCCTTCTGCGCTTGCATTTAGTAAAGATGATGCTGTAGCTCCAGCTCGCATTATTAAAAAATTTGCTAAAGAAAATGAGGCGCTTGAAATCAAAGGTGGCGTTATTCAAGGTAGTGTTGCTACAATCGACCAATTGCAAGAGCTTGCCGATCTTCCAAATTACGAAGGTATGGTCTCTATGCTTCTTAGCGTGCTTCAAGCACCGATCCGTAATCTTGCGTATGCAGCAAAAGCGGTGGCGGAACAAAAAGAAGAACAAGGCGCATAA
- the rplA gene encoding 50S ribosomal protein L1, which translates to MAKKGKKHQEALKLVDRSKAYEVSEAIALVKEAAKANFDETVEAAFRLGVDPKKADQQIRGAMVLPHGTGKTQRVLVFAKGEKAKEAEAAGADYVGDADYINKINQGWFDFDVVVATPDMMAEVGKLGRVLGPKGLMPNPKTGTVTFDVEKAINDVKAGKVEYRVDKSSNVHVPIGKVSFDNEKLIENFVAITETLVKVKPQAAKGTYMKNASVSSTMGPGIRVDVSSMAH; encoded by the coding sequence ATGGCTAAAAAAGGAAAAAAACATCAAGAAGCATTAAAGCTTGTTGATCGTTCAAAAGCGTATGAAGTATCTGAAGCAATTGCGCTTGTAAAAGAAGCTGCCAAAGCTAATTTCGATGAGACGGTTGAAGCTGCTTTTCGTTTAGGTGTTGATCCTAAGAAAGCAGATCAGCAAATCAGAGGAGCGATGGTTTTACCACATGGTACAGGTAAAACACAACGTGTGCTTGTTTTCGCAAAAGGCGAGAAAGCGAAAGAAGCAGAAGCTGCTGGAGCTGACTATGTAGGAGATGCAGATTACATTAACAAAATCAACCAAGGTTGGTTCGACTTCGATGTTGTTGTTGCAACTCCAGACATGATGGCAGAGGTTGGTAAACTAGGAAGAGTGTTAGGTCCAAAAGGTCTTATGCCAAACCCTAAGACTGGAACAGTTACATTTGATGTAGAAAAAGCTATCAACGATGTAAAAGCTGGTAAAGTAGAATATCGTGTCGATAAGTCTTCCAATGTGCATGTTCCAATTGGTAAAGTGTCATTCGATAACGAGAAGTTAATTGAAAACTTTGTTGCTATTACAGAAACACTTGTAAAAGTGAAACCGCAAGCTGCTAAAGGAACTTATATGAAGAATGCGTCTGTGTCTTCTACAATGGGACCAGGAATTCGCGTTGATGTTTCTAGCATGGCGCACTAA
- the rplK gene encoding 50S ribosomal protein L11, whose protein sequence is MAKKVIKLVKLQIPAGKANPAPPVGPALGQAGVNIMGFCKEFNARTQDQAGMIIPVEITVFEDRSFTFITKTPPAAVLLKKAAGIETASGEPNRNKVATVKRDKVKEIAETKMPDLNAADVEAAMRMVEGTARSMGIAIED, encoded by the coding sequence GTGGCTAAAAAAGTGATTAAACTTGTGAAACTACAAATCCCAGCTGGAAAAGCAAATCCGGCACCACCAGTAGGACCAGCACTTGGTCAAGCAGGTGTTAATATCATGGGCTTTTGTAAAGAATTTAACGCACGTACGCAAGATCAAGCGGGTATGATTATTCCTGTTGAGATAACAGTGTTTGAAGACCGTTCGTTTACGTTTATTACAAAAACTCCACCAGCAGCTGTTTTGCTTAAAAAAGCAGCAGGCATTGAAACTGCTTCTGGTGAACCAAATCGTAATAAAGTAGCAACAGTTAAGCGCGATAAAGTAAAAGAAATTGCAGAAACAAAAATGCCTGACTTAAATGCTGCTGATGTAGAAGCAGCGATGCGCATGGTTGAAGGAACAGCGCGTAGTATGGGTATTGCGATCGAAGACTAA
- the nusG gene encoding transcription termination/antitermination protein NusG — translation MEKNWYVVHTYSGYENKVKTNLEKRVESMGMEDKIFRVIVPEDEETEIKNGKKKVTKKKFFPGYVLTEMIMTDDSWYVVRNTPGVTGFIGSSGGGTKPTPLLPEEVETVLKRMGVAENPVQFNFEIKENVRVTDGPFTDFTGTVESIDTDKQKVKVHVNMFGRETPVELDFSQIEKLD, via the coding sequence ATGGAAAAAAATTGGTATGTCGTACATACGTATTCTGGTTATGAAAATAAAGTGAAAACGAACTTAGAAAAGCGTGTGGAGTCCATGGGGATGGAAGATAAAATATTTCGCGTTATTGTTCCCGAGGATGAAGAGACAGAAATAAAAAACGGCAAGAAAAAGGTAACGAAGAAGAAATTCTTCCCAGGATACGTGCTCACAGAGATGATTATGACAGATGATTCATGGTATGTCGTTCGAAATACTCCTGGAGTAACAGGGTTTATTGGTTCAAGTGGTGGTGGAACGAAGCCAACGCCGTTATTGCCAGAAGAAGTAGAAACAGTATTAAAACGTATGGGTGTTGCGGAAAATCCTGTACAATTTAATTTTGAAATTAAAGAGAATGTTCGTGTGACGGATGGTCCGTTTACAGACTTCACCGGTACTGTTGAAAGCATAGACACAGATAAGCAAAAGGTGAAAGTTCACGTAAACATGTTCGGAAGAGAAACACCTGTAGAATTAGATTTCTCACAAATAGAAAAGCTCGATTAG
- the secE gene encoding preprotein translocase subunit SecE: protein MFRFLKNVSREMKKVSWPNRKELTSYTITVITTVAFIALFFFLIDLGITQILNLL, encoded by the coding sequence ATGTTTCGTTTTTTAAAAAACGTTTCAAGAGAAATGAAGAAAGTTAGCTGGCCGAATCGCAAAGAGTTAACTAGCTATACCATAACGGTTATTACAACGGTTGCTTTTATAGCGTTATTCTTCTTTTTAATTGACCTTGGAATCACGCAAATTTTAAACTTACTTTGA
- the rpmG gene encoding 50S ribosomal protein L33, whose protein sequence is MNKKITLACAVCASRNYTTNKNVSTQPVRLEVNKYCKHCGKHTLHRETK, encoded by the coding sequence ATGAATAAGAAAATCACTTTAGCGTGTGCAGTTTGTGCTAGTAGAAATTATACAACGAATAAAAATGTATCCACACAACCTGTACGGCTTGAAGTAAATAAGTATTGTAAACATTGTGGTAAACATACATTGCATCGGGAAACAAAATAG
- the sigH gene encoding RNA polymerase sporulation sigma factor SigH yields the protein MGDQRLNKLDDESIVQLIHQGNSHALNYLIHKYRNFVRAKARTYFLIGADKEDIVQEGMIGLYKAIRDYDGKKLSSFKAFAELCVTRQIITAIKTATRQKHIPLNSYVSLDKPIYDEETDRTLLDVIAGSKDIDPQELLVNQEKYGDVEAKLSELLSGLEKKVLQLYLDGRTYHEISVALNRHVKSIDNALQRVKRKLEQLIAEAEITS from the coding sequence ATGGGCGATCAACGCTTAAATAAGCTGGACGATGAGAGTATTGTGCAGCTTATTCATCAGGGGAACAGTCACGCTTTAAATTATTTGATACACAAGTATCGTAATTTTGTACGTGCAAAAGCACGGACGTATTTTTTAATTGGCGCGGATAAAGAGGACATTGTCCAAGAAGGAATGATCGGTTTATATAAGGCTATTCGCGATTATGATGGAAAAAAGCTATCCTCATTTAAAGCTTTTGCTGAATTATGTGTAACAAGGCAAATCATTACAGCGATTAAGACAGCGACAAGACAAAAACACATTCCGCTAAATTCGTATGTGTCTTTGGACAAGCCGATTTATGATGAAGAGACAGATCGCACTTTATTAGATGTCATCGCAGGATCAAAAGATATTGATCCACAAGAACTGCTTGTGAACCAGGAAAAATATGGAGACGTAGAAGCGAAATTATCAGAATTATTGAGCGGATTAGAGAAGAAAGTACTGCAACTTTATTTAGATGGAAGGACGTACCATGAAATATCAGTTGCGCTTAATCGTCATGTTAAGTCGATCGATAATGCACTACAACGAGTAAAGCGTAAATTGGAGCAGTTAATTGCGGAGGCGGAAATTACTTCATAG
- a CDS encoding NYN domain-containing protein, whose protein sequence is MIVVIVDGYNIIGAWDELQRLKEKDIGQARDRLIEWMAEYQAYSGFRVIVVFDAYYVHGVETKTTAYNVEVIYTKEKETADECIEKLVKEVKDIRTQVYVATSDFAEQRTIFGSGALRKSARELWIETNNIQQNIEKTIEKHYKKQANSKITLDPKTLETFEKWRRGKM, encoded by the coding sequence ATGATTGTTGTCATTGTAGATGGATATAACATCATTGGAGCATGGGATGAACTTCAGCGGTTAAAAGAAAAAGATATTGGGCAAGCCCGAGATCGTTTAATCGAATGGATGGCTGAATACCAAGCGTATTCAGGTTTTCGTGTCATTGTTGTATTTGATGCTTATTATGTACACGGGGTAGAGACAAAAACAACTGCGTATAATGTAGAAGTTATTTATACAAAAGAAAAAGAAACAGCCGATGAATGTATTGAAAAATTAGTAAAAGAGGTAAAAGATATCCGTACGCAAGTATACGTAGCAACATCTGATTTTGCAGAGCAACGAACAATTTTTGGAAGTGGAGCTTTAAGGAAATCTGCTCGAGAGCTATGGATAGAAACGAATAATATACAACAGAACATTGAAAAGACGATAGAAAAGCATTATAAGAAACAAGCAAATTCAAAAATTACATTAGATCCGAAAACGTTAGAGACTTTTGAAAAATGGAGAAGAGGGAAGATGTAG
- the rlmB gene encoding 23S rRNA (guanosine(2251)-2'-O)-methyltransferase RlmB has translation MDQELIIGKNPVIEAMKSGRSINKVFVSEQLNSSVQAKFFQLGKTAHTVVQKVPKHKLDQLAKGGSHQGVVAYVASYTYATLDDLFHQAEKRNEAAFFLILDELEDPHNLGSILRTADAVGAHGVIIPKRRSVGLTATVAKTAAGAMEHVPVVRVTNIANTIEALKERNIWVVGTEADASEDYRQLEGTLPLAIVVGNEGKGMSRLVKKKCDWTVSLPMKGKVSSLNASVACSLLLYEVYRKRNPYGE, from the coding sequence ATGGATCAGGAGCTGATAATTGGTAAAAATCCTGTTATAGAAGCGATGAAGTCGGGGAGGTCGATAAATAAAGTGTTTGTATCCGAACAGTTAAACTCTTCCGTACAAGCAAAGTTTTTTCAATTAGGGAAAACGGCACATACTGTCGTTCAAAAAGTTCCCAAACATAAATTAGATCAGTTAGCTAAAGGAGGAAGCCATCAAGGGGTGGTCGCATATGTCGCATCGTATACATATGCAACGCTAGATGATCTATTTCACCAAGCTGAAAAACGAAATGAAGCAGCATTCTTTTTGATTTTAGATGAATTAGAAGACCCGCATAATTTAGGTTCTATTTTACGGACGGCAGATGCTGTAGGGGCACACGGCGTCATTATTCCAAAGCGTCGATCCGTAGGTTTAACTGCAACTGTAGCCAAAACAGCAGCTGGGGCAATGGAGCATGTACCGGTTGTTCGCGTAACGAATATTGCTAATACTATTGAAGCATTGAAGGAACGTAATATTTGGGTAGTTGGTACAGAAGCGGATGCATCAGAGGATTATCGGCAATTAGAAGGTACGCTGCCGCTCGCTATTGTAGTGGGAAACGAAGGGAAAGGGATGAGCCGTCTAGTAAAGAAAAAATGTGATTGGACAGTAAGCTTACCCATGAAGGGGAAGGTATCCTCTCTTAACGCTTCCGTTGCTTGTAGCCTTTTATTATATGAGGTGTATCGGAAAAGGAATCCTTATGGTGAATAA
- a CDS encoding Mini-ribonuclease 3 — protein sequence MEKRITMEQDVKQLKSLALAYMGDAVYELYVREHLLQQGQVKPQQLHQQAIRYVSGKAQATVVRHWLKVDKLTAEEVRVVTRGRNAKSGSIPKNIRVQTYRYSTAFEALIGYLYLGNDKERLEQLIEEAIQLTERSGTEYGSGADNW from the coding sequence ATGGAAAAGAGGATAACCATGGAGCAAGATGTAAAACAATTGAAAAGCCTTGCCCTTGCCTATATGGGAGATGCTGTCTATGAATTGTATGTAAGAGAGCACCTCCTTCAACAAGGTCAAGTAAAACCACAGCAATTACATCAACAAGCAATCCGTTATGTGTCAGGAAAAGCGCAAGCAACTGTTGTTCGCCACTGGCTAAAGGTGGACAAGTTAACCGCAGAAGAAGTACGGGTAGTGACAAGAGGAAGAAATGCAAAGTCAGGCTCTATTCCCAAAAACATACGCGTTCAAACATATCGCTACAGTACAGCCTTCGAAGCATTAATCGGTTATCTTTATTTAGGAAATGATAAAGAACGGTTAGAACAACTTATTGAAGAAGCGATTCAGTTAACAGAAAGGAGTGGAACCGAATATGGATCAGGAGCTGATAATTGGTAA